One genomic region from Curtobacterium sp. 9128 encodes:
- the purD gene encoding phosphoribosylamine--glycine ligase, whose amino-acid sequence MRILVLGSGAREHAIITALLAEQAGHVITAAPGNAGIAADVETVSLDPTNGPLVAEYAIENGIELVVVGPEAPLIAGVADPVRTRGIPVFGPSKAAAALEGSKAFAKRIMSAANVPTGRPVSAGTIDEAVAAIDELGAPHVVKADGLAAGKGVLVTEDRQAAIDHATYWLQHGPIVVEEFLDGEEVSLFFLSDGHDVRALSPAQDYKRLGDGDVGPNTGGMGAYSPLPWLADRWGSEAAFVAEVADLVALPTVRRLEHEGTPFVGLLYCGLIVTEQGVRVIEFNARFGDPETQVVLPRLATPLSALMLAAATGQLGGAPEPEFRDDAAVTVVLASQGYPENPQTGRPITGIDAANARDGVAVLHAATGLLDGDLVATGGRVLSVVATGSDFTEARDRAYAGLHDITLDGAQFRTDIAAKVTR is encoded by the coding sequence GTGCGAATCCTCGTCCTCGGTTCCGGTGCCCGCGAGCACGCGATCATCACGGCGCTCCTGGCAGAACAGGCCGGCCACGTCATCACAGCGGCACCGGGCAACGCCGGCATCGCCGCCGACGTCGAGACCGTGTCGCTCGACCCGACGAACGGTCCCCTCGTCGCCGAGTACGCCATCGAGAACGGCATCGAACTCGTCGTGGTCGGTCCGGAAGCGCCGCTCATCGCCGGTGTCGCGGACCCCGTCCGCACCCGCGGCATCCCGGTCTTCGGGCCGAGCAAGGCCGCTGCAGCGCTCGAAGGATCGAAGGCCTTCGCCAAACGCATCATGTCGGCGGCGAACGTGCCGACGGGCCGCCCGGTCTCCGCAGGCACCATCGACGAAGCCGTCGCCGCGATCGACGAACTCGGCGCACCCCACGTCGTCAAGGCCGACGGGCTCGCCGCCGGCAAGGGCGTCCTCGTCACCGAGGACCGTCAGGCCGCCATCGACCACGCGACCTACTGGCTCCAGCACGGCCCGATCGTGGTGGAGGAGTTCCTCGACGGCGAAGAGGTCTCGCTCTTCTTCCTCAGCGATGGTCACGACGTCCGCGCACTCAGCCCCGCACAGGACTACAAGCGTCTCGGCGACGGCGACGTCGGTCCGAACACCGGCGGCATGGGCGCGTACTCGCCGCTGCCGTGGCTCGCCGACCGATGGGGCTCAGAAGCCGCCTTCGTGGCAGAGGTCGCCGACCTCGTCGCGCTCCCCACGGTCCGCCGACTCGAGCACGAGGGCACGCCGTTCGTCGGACTCCTCTACTGCGGGCTCATCGTCACCGAGCAGGGCGTCCGCGTCATCGAGTTCAACGCGCGCTTCGGCGACCCGGAGACCCAGGTGGTCCTCCCCCGCCTCGCGACCCCGCTCAGCGCGCTGATGCTGGCGGCCGCGACGGGTCAGCTCGGCGGCGCTCCGGAGCCCGAGTTCCGCGACGACGCCGCGGTGACGGTGGTCCTCGCCAGCCAGGGCTATCCCGAGAACCCGCAGACCGGCCGTCCGATCACCGGCATCGACGCGGCGAACGCCCGAGACGGCGTCGCCGTGCTGCACGCCGCGACGGGCCTGCTGGACGGCGACCTCGTCGCGACGGGCGGGCGCGTGCTCAGCGTCGTCGCCACCGGCTCCGACTTCACCGAAGCCCGCGACCGTGCCTACGCCGGCCTGCACGACATCACGCTCGACGGTGCCCAGTTCCGCACCGACATCGCCGCGAAGGTCACCCGATGA
- a CDS encoding DUF3072 domain-containing protein: MSDSTGETLGGARPDPTTDASKDPETWVTGDEPMTGPQRSYLDTLAREAGEELPADLTKAEASEHIDRLQSKTGRGDS, encoded by the coding sequence ATGAGTGACAGCACTGGTGAAACCCTCGGCGGCGCCCGCCCCGACCCCACGACCGACGCGAGCAAGGACCCGGAGACCTGGGTCACCGGTGACGAGCCGATGACCGGGCCGCAGCGGAGCTACCTCGACACGCTGGCGCGCGAAGCCGGCGAGGAGCTCCCCGCGGACCTGACCAAGGCCGAGGCCTCGGAGCACATCGACCGACTGCAGTCGAAGACGGGGCGCGGCGACTCCTGA
- a CDS encoding phosphoribosylaminoimidazolesuccinocarboxamide synthase — MSAPAVDGWQHVSSGKVRELYVPADTASVATATELLLVASDRVSAYDFALEPPIPGKGELLTRLSRFWFTQLGDVPNHLLTPTATSSPVPDSVASRSMHVMPLRMFPVECVVRGYLVGSGWVEYQESGSVCGVPLPAGLSNGDRLPEPIYTPAYKAPQGEHDENISFERTVELVGAEVATQLRDRSLHVYSEAAAIALERGVIIADTKFEFGHDADGQIRIGDEVLTSDSSRYWDATTYAEGNRTDSFDKQIVRDWLSANWNKQGTPPVLPDEIVERTAARYRELIERLGA; from the coding sequence ATGAGCGCGCCCGCCGTCGACGGCTGGCAGCACGTCTCCTCCGGCAAGGTCCGCGAGCTCTACGTCCCGGCCGACACCGCCTCGGTCGCCACCGCGACCGAGCTGCTCCTCGTCGCGTCGGATCGCGTCAGCGCGTACGACTTCGCACTCGAGCCGCCGATCCCCGGCAAGGGCGAGCTCCTCACGCGCCTGTCCCGGTTCTGGTTCACCCAGCTCGGCGACGTCCCGAACCACCTGCTGACCCCGACGGCGACCAGCTCCCCGGTGCCCGACTCGGTGGCCTCCCGCTCCATGCACGTCATGCCCCTGCGGATGTTCCCCGTCGAGTGCGTCGTCCGCGGCTACCTCGTCGGCAGTGGCTGGGTGGAGTACCAGGAGTCGGGCAGCGTCTGCGGCGTGCCGCTCCCCGCCGGGCTCTCGAACGGCGACCGTCTGCCGGAGCCGATCTACACGCCCGCGTACAAGGCGCCCCAGGGCGAGCACGACGAGAACATCTCGTTCGAGCGGACCGTCGAGCTCGTCGGCGCCGAGGTCGCGACGCAGCTCAGGGACCGCTCGCTGCACGTCTACTCCGAGGCGGCGGCGATCGCCCTCGAGCGCGGTGTCATCATCGCGGACACCAAGTTCGAGTTCGGGCACGACGCCGACGGTCAGATCCGCATCGGGGACGAGGTCCTGACGAGCGACTCCAGCCGCTACTGGGACGCCACGACCTACGCCGAGGGCAACCGCACCGATTCGTTCGACAAGCAGATCGTGCGCGACTGGCTCAGCGCCAACTGGAACAAGCAGGGCACGCCGCCGGTCCTCCCCGACGAGATCGTCGAGCGCACGGCCGCCCGCTACCGCGAGCTCATCGAGCGCCTCGGCGCCTGA
- a CDS encoding LuxR C-terminal-related transcriptional regulator — protein sequence MNGSTAADRHPGVPARISWPIAQRREEDRAVAVVAEHRCSVALVGAPGLGKSTAAARVTDRVARRDTECRTLVVPITAVATAASMPFGAVSERLGELPEELLADEAGAEQRLREAADLADRDLLLRVDDADHLDAISARYVAWLVRNQGARIVLTCRDFAALAEPLRALWQDDVLERIDLDPLDVHDTAALIGQALGAPLEAASVERVHRATAGNPLYLREVVRAALTSGALEHTASGWYWRGRITASNSLADMYRTELGALPEDLRDVVDIVALADPIPLSRLLGLVSGGDVDRVVALGLVRIDSLDEGAPAVRPSHPLVGEVVRSLVPVARRTMLFARANAFRADLDSGALPAARLRAALWALECGVLPPVPQLLDAAHVAVRLQELESAVALATAALRAELSPTQRVAALCLRSLAHGYSDGREAGRADAEAAWAIAGAGAVDDDAVIEACETLANIRQFHDDDTLAAVALTDVAIGFVGPDAAERLRLLRLSHLGWGGRFAEIRAEIERSGIVDAPTVPMSFLCLAPCAVMALATAGRLDDAMRLGTAALTTATAHIEEAPWSVGELMSVLHQVQVWRGDMDGLITQVSLNHSSPFLKYDFTLELIGAGNLAIGQRRWDDAITAFSAACERYAVADHGGFGAYPWARLAMAYAFSGRAEEANAALEHARATPPRAMRITGEQIATTICWTEAVLGNPAGLRHADELMDRAAASGAWMHVLYAQTLHYTMDMLNGRDSTASLDRMREAATRVDGPLASAIVEYADAIRSRDRTRIADAQAVLATHGMAVTAGRAQRPPLTHREYEVAVLAAQGLSNRRIAEQLGLSIRTIDAHLSRVFGKWDLHARSELAELL from the coding sequence GTGAACGGATCGACGGCGGCTGACCGACACCCTGGTGTCCCGGCGCGCATCTCGTGGCCGATCGCGCAGCGGCGGGAAGAGGACCGCGCCGTCGCCGTCGTCGCCGAACACCGGTGCAGCGTCGCCCTGGTCGGCGCACCAGGGCTCGGGAAGAGCACCGCTGCCGCACGGGTGACCGACCGGGTCGCACGACGTGATACCGAGTGCAGGACGCTCGTCGTGCCGATCACCGCCGTCGCGACCGCGGCGTCGATGCCGTTCGGCGCCGTGTCCGAGCGCCTCGGTGAGCTCCCGGAGGAGCTCCTCGCCGACGAGGCGGGCGCCGAACAACGGCTGCGCGAAGCGGCGGACCTCGCCGACCGCGACCTGCTGCTGCGGGTGGACGATGCCGACCACCTCGACGCGATCTCCGCCAGGTACGTCGCGTGGCTCGTGCGGAACCAGGGCGCCAGGATCGTGCTCACCTGCCGCGACTTCGCCGCGCTCGCCGAGCCGCTCCGCGCACTGTGGCAAGACGACGTCCTCGAGCGGATCGACCTCGACCCGCTCGACGTCCACGACACCGCGGCGCTCATCGGCCAGGCGCTGGGAGCCCCGCTCGAGGCGGCGTCGGTCGAACGGGTGCACCGGGCGACCGCCGGGAACCCGCTCTACCTCCGAGAGGTCGTCCGTGCCGCGCTGACGTCGGGGGCCCTCGAGCACACGGCGTCCGGCTGGTACTGGCGCGGGCGCATCACCGCGTCCAACAGCCTCGCCGACATGTACCGCACGGAACTCGGCGCACTGCCGGAGGACCTCCGCGACGTCGTCGACATCGTCGCGCTCGCCGACCCGATCCCGCTGTCCCGACTGCTCGGGCTGGTGAGCGGCGGCGACGTCGACCGGGTCGTGGCGCTCGGACTCGTCCGGATCGACTCGCTCGACGAGGGCGCCCCAGCGGTCCGGCCGTCGCACCCCCTCGTCGGCGAGGTCGTCCGGTCCCTGGTGCCGGTCGCGCGCCGGACGATGCTGTTCGCCCGCGCGAACGCTTTCCGTGCCGACCTCGACTCCGGGGCACTGCCGGCCGCTCGGCTCCGGGCTGCGCTGTGGGCGCTCGAGTGCGGGGTGCTGCCGCCGGTGCCGCAGCTGCTGGACGCGGCACACGTCGCCGTGCGGCTGCAGGAGCTCGAGAGCGCGGTCGCCCTGGCCACCGCCGCACTCCGGGCCGAGCTCTCGCCGACCCAGCGGGTGGCCGCGCTCTGCCTGCGGTCGCTCGCCCACGGCTACAGCGACGGTCGAGAGGCCGGACGTGCCGATGCCGAGGCGGCGTGGGCGATCGCCGGTGCCGGCGCTGTCGACGACGACGCCGTCATCGAGGCGTGCGAGACGCTCGCGAACATCCGGCAGTTCCACGACGACGACACCCTGGCGGCCGTCGCCCTGACCGACGTCGCGATCGGGTTCGTCGGTCCCGACGCCGCCGAACGGCTCCGCCTGCTCCGTCTGTCGCACCTCGGCTGGGGCGGTCGGTTCGCGGAGATCCGTGCCGAGATCGAACGCTCCGGGATCGTGGACGCCCCGACCGTGCCGATGTCGTTCCTCTGCCTCGCGCCGTGCGCCGTGATGGCACTGGCGACGGCCGGCCGGCTCGACGACGCGATGCGCCTCGGCACGGCGGCGCTGACGACCGCGACCGCACACATCGAAGAGGCACCGTGGAGTGTGGGCGAGCTGATGTCCGTGCTGCACCAGGTCCAGGTGTGGCGGGGCGACATGGACGGCCTCATCACCCAGGTCTCGCTCAACCACTCGAGCCCGTTCCTGAAGTACGACTTCACCCTCGAGCTCATCGGTGCCGGCAACCTCGCGATCGGGCAGCGCCGATGGGACGACGCGATCACGGCATTCTCCGCCGCGTGCGAGCGGTACGCGGTGGCCGACCACGGTGGCTTCGGCGCCTACCCCTGGGCACGGCTCGCCATGGCGTACGCGTTCTCGGGCCGGGCAGAGGAGGCGAACGCCGCACTCGAGCACGCCCGAGCGACCCCGCCCCGGGCGATGCGCATCACCGGGGAACAGATCGCGACGACCATCTGCTGGACCGAGGCGGTGCTCGGCAACCCCGCTGGGCTCCGGCACGCCGACGAGCTGATGGACCGGGCGGCCGCGAGCGGGGCGTGGATGCACGTCCTGTACGCGCAGACGCTGCACTACACGATGGACATGCTGAACGGGCGGGACTCCACCGCGTCGCTCGACCGCATGCGCGAAGCAGCGACGCGGGTCGACGGCCCGCTCGCGAGCGCGATCGTCGAGTACGCGGACGCCATCCGGTCGCGGGACCGCACGCGGATCGCCGACGCGCAAGCCGTCCTCGCGACGCACGGCATGGCCGTCACGGCGGGTCGGGCGCAGCGTCCTCCGCTCACCCACCGCGAGTACGAGGTCGCAGTACTGGCTGCCCAGGGGCTCTCGAACCGGCGGATCGCCGAGCAGCTCGGGCTGTCGATCCGGACGATCGACGCCCACCTGTCGCGCGTGTTCGGCAAGTGGGACCTGCACGCACGGTCGGAACTCGCCGAGCTGCTCTGA
- a CDS encoding DoxX family protein — protein MRTTSTSIGLTVLRVVLGVVFIAHGAQKFGQGIPAVADGFAGMGVPLASIAAPLVAGLELVGGALLVLGVATRVVGVLLAVDMVVAGFLAHASAGFFSQEGGFEYVLVLAAGALAVALTGPGRLSLDALVLRASRRRRGVAEPLPA, from the coding sequence ATGCGAACGACATCGACCTCGATCGGCCTCACCGTCCTCCGCGTCGTCCTCGGCGTGGTGTTCATCGCCCACGGCGCGCAGAAGTTCGGGCAGGGCATCCCCGCCGTCGCCGACGGCTTCGCCGGCATGGGGGTCCCGCTCGCATCGATCGCGGCGCCGTTGGTCGCCGGGCTCGAGCTCGTCGGTGGTGCGCTCCTCGTGCTCGGGGTCGCCACCAGGGTCGTCGGTGTGCTGCTCGCGGTCGACATGGTCGTCGCGGGGTTCCTGGCGCACGCGTCCGCCGGGTTCTTCTCGCAGGAGGGCGGGTTCGAGTACGTGCTCGTCCTGGCCGCCGGTGCCCTCGCCGTGGCGCTGACCGGCCCGGGCCGCCTGTCGCTCGATGCGCTGGTGTTGCGGGCGTCGCGGCGTCGGCGTGGTGTCGCGGAGCCGCTGCCCGCGTAG
- a CDS encoding DUF3073 domain-containing protein, with translation MGRGRQKAKHTKVARELKYFSPETNYGALERELSAGHDSDENSYVDRWADQYGDDQLEGDDEFEPQQDQNKSA, from the coding sequence ATGGGGCGCGGCCGTCAGAAGGCAAAGCACACCAAGGTCGCCCGGGAGCTGAAGTACTTCAGCCCGGAGACGAACTACGGTGCGCTCGAACGCGAGCTCTCCGCCGGGCACGACTCGGACGAGAACTCCTACGTCGACCGCTGGGCAGACCAATACGGGGATGACCAGCTCGAGGGTGACGACGAGTTCGAGCCCCAGCAGGACCAGAACAAGTCCGCCTGA
- a CDS encoding sterol carrier family protein codes for MPSRTIDDAEGAVALRAVLAGATDRPTTATAVRWTLQRLAEDVPGNSVEVRVPPFAAVQAVPGPRHTRGTPPNVVETDAATWIALATGTLTWTEAVSAARASASGARADLTAYLPVRTGV; via the coding sequence ATGCCGAGCAGGACCATCGACGACGCCGAGGGAGCCGTGGCGCTCCGAGCCGTGCTCGCCGGTGCGACGGACCGGCCGACGACGGCGACGGCGGTCAGGTGGACGCTCCAGCGTCTCGCCGAGGACGTCCCCGGGAACAGCGTCGAGGTGCGGGTCCCGCCGTTCGCAGCCGTCCAGGCGGTCCCGGGTCCGAGGCACACGCGCGGGACACCGCCGAACGTGGTCGAGACCGACGCGGCGACGTGGATCGCCCTGGCGACGGGCACGCTGACCTGGACCGAGGCGGTCTCGGCAGCGCGGGCGAGTGCGTCGGGCGCGCGGGCGGACCTCACGGCATACCTGCCGGTGCGGACCGGCGTCTGA
- the purF gene encoding amidophosphoribosyltransferase yields the protein MCGIVGLVAQGPANQSIYDALLLLQHRGQDSTGIATVEGHIHHMHKTRGHVRESFRTRDMRALLGTMGLGHVRYATKGAASNEEEAQPFYVNAPYGIVLVHNGNLTNTRELTRELFDIDRRHLNTSSDTELLVNVLAHELQGQVRGADLDPGQVFDAVERVHQRVEGSYAAIATIAGHGLLAFRDPFGIRPLILGHKFDDAGKSEWVVASESLVLESGGYDIVRDVAPGEAIFVEMDGTMHARQCAANPRLVPCSFEYVYLARPDSVMNGISVYDARLRLGNRLADTIAQHAPTGDIDVVMPIPDSSRPAAMQVAQKLGIEYREGFYKNRYVGRTFIMPGQAERKRSVRQKLNAMSSEFKGKNILIVDDSIVRGTTSKEIVEMARAAGANEVTFTSAAPPVRYPHVYGINMPTRAELIAHDRKIPEINRVLGSDHLIYQEIGDMRDAIIEGSDVTDLEMSCFTGEYVTGTVSPEYLSWVEANQLS from the coding sequence ATGTGCGGCATCGTCGGCCTCGTTGCGCAGGGGCCTGCTAATCAATCCATCTACGACGCTCTGCTCCTCCTGCAACACCGGGGACAGGACTCGACGGGCATCGCCACGGTCGAGGGTCACATCCACCACATGCACAAGACCCGCGGGCACGTCCGCGAGTCCTTCCGCACCCGTGACATGCGCGCCCTCCTCGGGACCATGGGACTGGGCCACGTCCGGTACGCCACGAAGGGTGCCGCCAGCAACGAGGAAGAAGCGCAGCCGTTCTACGTGAACGCGCCGTACGGCATCGTCCTCGTCCACAACGGCAACCTGACGAACACGCGGGAACTGACGCGTGAACTCTTCGACATCGACCGCCGGCACCTCAACACGAGCTCGGACACCGAGCTCCTGGTGAACGTCCTGGCGCACGAGCTCCAGGGCCAGGTGCGTGGGGCCGACCTCGACCCGGGCCAGGTGTTCGACGCCGTCGAGCGCGTGCACCAGCGGGTGGAGGGCTCGTACGCCGCCATCGCGACGATCGCCGGGCACGGACTGCTCGCGTTCCGCGACCCGTTCGGCATCCGCCCGCTGATCCTCGGCCACAAGTTCGACGACGCCGGCAAGTCCGAGTGGGTCGTCGCGTCCGAGTCGCTCGTGCTGGAGTCCGGCGGGTACGACATCGTCCGCGACGTCGCTCCCGGCGAGGCGATCTTCGTCGAGATGGACGGCACGATGCACGCCCGCCAGTGCGCGGCGAACCCGCGCCTGGTCCCGTGCTCGTTCGAGTACGTCTACCTGGCCCGTCCGGACTCGGTGATGAACGGCATCTCCGTCTACGACGCCCGCCTGCGCCTCGGCAACCGTCTGGCTGACACGATCGCGCAGCACGCCCCGACCGGCGACATCGACGTCGTGATGCCGATCCCGGACTCGAGCCGCCCCGCAGCGATGCAGGTCGCACAGAAGCTCGGCATCGAGTACCGCGAGGGCTTCTACAAGAACCGCTACGTCGGCCGGACGTTCATCATGCCGGGGCAGGCGGAGCGCAAGCGGTCCGTGCGCCAGAAGCTCAACGCGATGTCGTCCGAGTTCAAGGGCAAGAACATCCTCATCGTCGACGACTCCATCGTGCGCGGCACAACGAGCAAGGAGATCGTCGAGATGGCCCGTGCCGCCGGCGCGAACGAGGTCACGTTCACCTCCGCCGCTCCCCCGGTGCGCTACCCGCACGTGTACGGCATCAACATGCCGACCCGCGCGGAGCTCATCGCGCACGACCGCAAGATCCCCGAGATCAACCGGGTGCTCGGCAGCGACCACCTGATCTACCAGGAGATCGGCGACATGCGGGACGCCATCATCGAGGGCTCCGACGTCACGGACCTCGAGATGAGCTGCTTCACCGGTGAGTACGTCACCGGCACGGTGAGCCCGGAGTACCTGTCCTGGGTCGAGGCGAACCAGCTCAGCTGA
- a CDS encoding NAD(P)-binding domain-containing protein has translation MAVPLGSAPARVGPPRARPPRHAGDGPAVRRRRSVPPARDVVGEYYRRFEQHYDLQVRRPVTVTSVTRAGTGLCVTTRTPDGRVARITADVVVSAAGTWGTPFVPWYPGRDTFRGRQIDTTEYRSASEFSGQDVVVVGGGTSAIGFLLELDGVARSTRWFTRRPVEWSHTAGLDLESAVAAVDEQDRAARAGETLPSIVSGTGVPVSRRIRAGIDRGVLHPEPVFVAMEPDGVLTREGEHVHADAVIWATGFRADLRHLAPLRLRTSGGGVVVADGRSADEPRLFLAGYGPQASTIGANRAGRLIARQVMDALSR, from the coding sequence GTGGCAGTACCGCTGGGAAGCGCTCCGGCTCGGGTCGGCCCACCGCGTGCACGACCTCCCCGGCATGCGGGCGATGGGCCTGCGGTTCGACGACGCCGATCGGTCCCCCCCGCGCGCGACGTCGTCGGTGAGTACTACCGCCGGTTCGAGCAGCACTACGACCTCCAGGTCCGACGGCCGGTCACCGTGACGAGCGTCACCCGTGCGGGAACCGGACTGTGCGTGACGACCCGGACGCCCGACGGCCGTGTCGCCCGGATCACGGCGGATGTGGTCGTCTCCGCGGCTGGAACCTGGGGCACGCCCTTCGTCCCGTGGTACCCGGGGCGCGACACCTTCCGCGGGCGGCAGATCGACACGACCGAGTACCGGTCGGCTTCGGAGTTCAGCGGGCAGGACGTCGTCGTGGTCGGCGGTGGGACGAGCGCGATCGGCTTCCTGCTCGAACTCGACGGTGTCGCGCGGTCGACCAGGTGGTTCACCCGTCGACCCGTGGAGTGGTCCCACACCGCTGGGCTCGACCTGGAGTCGGCGGTCGCCGCGGTGGACGAGCAGGACCGCGCGGCCCGGGCGGGGGAGACCCTGCCGAGCATCGTCAGCGGCACGGGCGTCCCGGTGTCACGCCGCATCCGCGCGGGGATCGACCGCGGGGTCCTGCACCCGGAACCCGTGTTCGTCGCGATGGAGCCGGACGGGGTGCTCACCCGCGAGGGCGAGCACGTGCACGCCGACGCGGTGATCTGGGCGACCGGCTTCCGGGCCGACCTCCGGCACCTCGCACCGCTGCGGCTCCGGACATCGGGCGGAGGTGTGGTGGTCGCCGACGGGCGGTCGGCGGACGAACCCCGGCTGTTCCTCGCCGGCTACGGTCCCCAGGCGTCGACGATCGGCGCGAACCGGGCCGGCCGGCTCATCGCACGCCAGGTGATGGACGCGCTCTCGCGCTGA
- the purM gene encoding phosphoribosylformylglycinamidine cyclo-ligase, whose amino-acid sequence MPNPYAEAGVDTAAGDLAVELMKSAVAATHNDSVLGGVGGFAGLYDVSFLKDFSRPLLATSTDGVGTKVAIAQAIDKHDTIGQDLVGMVVDDIVVVGAKPMFMTDYIACGRVVPSRIADIVAGIARGCAETGTALVGGETAEHPGLLGPDDYDVAGAAVGAVEADSVLGADRVLDGDVVLAIASSGLHSNGYSLVRHILSTRGVGYTDSLPEFGGLVGEALLEPTRLYTSPLLSVISSNVGAVHSLSHVTGGGIAANLARVLPVGSWVEVDRSTWEPLPVFRVLASMAGTPIEDTESTWNLGIGMFAVVSASAAASVVDALGAAGLAAWQVGTVSMSARDLDGFEQGAKGVDGGAVRLVGSYAG is encoded by the coding sequence ATGCCCAACCCGTACGCAGAGGCCGGGGTCGACACCGCCGCAGGTGATCTGGCCGTCGAGCTGATGAAGTCCGCAGTCGCGGCGACGCACAACGACTCGGTCCTGGGTGGTGTCGGTGGGTTCGCCGGGCTGTACGACGTCTCCTTCCTGAAGGACTTCTCACGGCCGCTGCTCGCGACCTCGACCGACGGCGTCGGCACGAAGGTCGCCATCGCGCAGGCGATCGACAAGCACGACACCATCGGTCAGGACCTCGTCGGCATGGTCGTCGACGACATCGTCGTGGTCGGTGCGAAGCCGATGTTCATGACCGACTACATCGCGTGCGGCCGGGTCGTGCCGTCCCGGATCGCGGACATCGTCGCGGGGATCGCTCGCGGCTGCGCCGAGACCGGCACCGCGCTGGTCGGCGGGGAGACCGCTGAGCACCCCGGGCTCCTCGGGCCGGACGACTACGACGTCGCGGGCGCGGCGGTGGGCGCCGTCGAGGCCGACTCCGTGCTGGGCGCCGATCGCGTTCTCGACGGCGATGTCGTCCTGGCGATCGCGTCCTCTGGTCTGCACTCGAACGGGTACTCGCTCGTCCGGCACATCCTCTCGACCCGCGGGGTCGGGTACACGGACTCCCTGCCGGAGTTCGGCGGGCTCGTGGGTGAGGCGCTGCTCGAGCCGACCCGGCTCTACACCTCCCCGCTGCTCTCCGTGATCTCGTCGAACGTCGGTGCGGTCCACTCGCTCTCGCACGTGACCGGTGGCGGCATCGCGGCGAACCTGGCACGCGTGCTGCCCGTCGGCTCCTGGGTCGAGGTCGATCGTTCGACGTGGGAGCCCCTCCCCGTGTTCCGCGTGCTCGCCTCCATGGCGGGGACGCCGATCGAGGACACCGAGAGCACGTGGAACCTCGGCATCGGCATGTTCGCGGTCGTGTCCGCCTCGGCTGCTGCGTCGGTCGTCGACGCGCTCGGGGCGGCCGGGCTCGCGGCGTGGCAGGTCGGCACGGTGTCGATGTCCGCGCGGGACCTCGACGGGTTCGAGCAGGGGGCGAAGGGCGTCGACGGCGGCGCTGTGCGGCTCGTGGGGAGTTACGCCGGCTGA